A window from Mixophyes fleayi isolate aMixFle1 chromosome 12, aMixFle1.hap1, whole genome shotgun sequence encodes these proteins:
- the LOC142108430 gene encoding E3 ubiquitin-protein ligase DCST1-like isoform X1 — translation MEGCKKEEGVETKLKRSDERKKIPPRGKRPNTNLKRFLTFALPHFCIRFLYSNPKEFIASKFFFGAGFGGVVGTGIFYLLVNPMSLYEEQKINLLYGITATFAIGCATSTYFRCTTLIIMPNFLGKEGRAYLVIFVLASIYAGPVANLELSVEEVVRSVACMKDLQINHTKMIWKLMTKPVKQIVEDLVKSAKDLKKNSNGILALFKETEEEMESTDGYDKKKEKEILEREEEAENPTQSTQRKFDIKTHLRCECEYTGILLAVTQSWIKALGAQSADDTGPYGLKLMA, via the exons ATGGAGGGTTGCAAGAAAGAGGAAGGGGTGGAAACGAAATTAAAGAGATCCgatgaaaggaaaaaaattccACCAAGAGGGAAAAGGCCAAACACAA ACCTGAAGCGGTTTCTGACCTTCGCGCTCCCCCACTTCTGCATCCGATTCCTCTACAGTAACcccaaagagtttattgcttcaaAATTCTTCTTCGGAGCTGGATTCGGAGGCGTCGTGGGAACTG GAATCTTTTATTTACTAGTTAACCCAATGAGCCTTTATGAAGAACAGAAGATAAATCTTTTGTATGGGATTACAG CGACGTTTGCTATCGGCTGTGCCACCTCCACCTACTTCCGATGTACCACACTAATCATAATGCCCAATTTTTTGGGGAAAGAGGGTCGTGCCTACTTGGTTATCTTTGTGTTGGCCTCTATCTACGCAG GACCCGTCGCCAACCTGGAGCTCAGCGTGGAGGAGGTCGTACGGTCCGTTGCCTGTATGAAGGATTTGCAGATTAACCACACAAAGATGATTTGGAAACTGATGACGAAACCCGTCAAACAGATTGTTGAAGACCTGGTG AAAAGTGCAAAGGATTTGAAAAAGAACAGCAACGGAATCCTGGCTCTGTTTAAGGAGACGGAGGAGGAAATGGAAAGTACTGACGGATACGAcaagaagaaggagaaagaaatattggagagggaggaagaggcggAAAACCCGACTCAGTCTACACAGAGGAAATTTGACATTAAGACCCATCTCCGTTGCGAGTGTGAGTACACAGGGATTCTGTTGGCAGttacacagagctggattaaggctttgggggcaCAGAGCGCTGACGACACGGGTccctatggtctaaaattaatgGCATAG
- the LOC142108430 gene encoding E3 ubiquitin-protein ligase DCST1-like isoform X2 produces MEGCKKEEGVETKLKRSDERKKIPPRGKRPNTNLKRFLTFALPHFCIRFLYSNPKEFIASKFFFGAGFGGVVGTATFAIGCATSTYFRCTTLIIMPNFLGKEGRAYLVIFVLASIYAGPVANLELSVEEVVRSVACMKDLQINHTKMIWKLMTKPVKQIVEDLVKSAKDLKKNSNGILALFKETEEEMESTDGYDKKKEKEILEREEEAENPTQSTQRKFDIKTHLRCECEYTGILLAVTQSWIKALGAQSADDTGPYGLKLMA; encoded by the exons ATGGAGGGTTGCAAGAAAGAGGAAGGGGTGGAAACGAAATTAAAGAGATCCgatgaaaggaaaaaaattccACCAAGAGGGAAAAGGCCAAACACAA ACCTGAAGCGGTTTCTGACCTTCGCGCTCCCCCACTTCTGCATCCGATTCCTCTACAGTAACcccaaagagtttattgcttcaaAATTCTTCTTCGGAGCTGGATTCGGAGGCGTCGTGGGAACTG CGACGTTTGCTATCGGCTGTGCCACCTCCACCTACTTCCGATGTACCACACTAATCATAATGCCCAATTTTTTGGGGAAAGAGGGTCGTGCCTACTTGGTTATCTTTGTGTTGGCCTCTATCTACGCAG GACCCGTCGCCAACCTGGAGCTCAGCGTGGAGGAGGTCGTACGGTCCGTTGCCTGTATGAAGGATTTGCAGATTAACCACACAAAGATGATTTGGAAACTGATGACGAAACCCGTCAAACAGATTGTTGAAGACCTGGTG AAAAGTGCAAAGGATTTGAAAAAGAACAGCAACGGAATCCTGGCTCTGTTTAAGGAGACGGAGGAGGAAATGGAAAGTACTGACGGATACGAcaagaagaaggagaaagaaatattggagagggaggaagaggcggAAAACCCGACTCAGTCTACACAGAGGAAATTTGACATTAAGACCCATCTCCGTTGCGAGTGTGAGTACACAGGGATTCTGTTGGCAGttacacagagctggattaaggctttgggggcaCAGAGCGCTGACGACACGGGTccctatggtctaaaattaatgGCATAG